The proteins below are encoded in one region of Sagittula sp. P11:
- a CDS encoding GAF domain-containing sensor histidine kinase has protein sequence MADTLGEPRTGVALLDIARRLTGVTDITGALGAVAGDIAALIPFTHCDICLLDRPGWVVSHEVGIRTRWSRASGRIDHAPIRDLLLGQCEVMLTEDATQDPRYTFPGATCEPILNHKLRARVNVLMRVRGEIIGTLNLSHSTRGLYDAQTVALAQQIADVLSPWFHILHRSDRARRLPRSATGDEGLRRGALELTRALEAERQRVGMDLHDQTLADLSRLLREATGDRPLPRDVLASRLRQTIDDLRRIIDTAVPTLLELFGFAHAVRVHLERASGESGAQLEVDDLTDGVPDALDPTVRTALFHITQEAINNATRHAGASRISVTVEHPAPALLTITVRDDGCGIPAAPARQSGLMHMRTRARLISAGLDIEADHGTVVRVTLRTGP, from the coding sequence ATGGCCGACACCCTCGGCGAACCGCGCACCGGCGTGGCGCTGCTCGACATCGCGCGGCGGCTCACCGGCGTGACGGACATCACCGGCGCGCTCGGGGCCGTGGCCGGTGACATCGCCGCGCTGATCCCCTTCACGCATTGCGACATCTGCCTGCTGGACCGCCCCGGCTGGGTGGTCAGCCACGAGGTCGGCATCCGCACCCGCTGGTCCCGCGCCTCTGGCCGGATCGACCACGCGCCGATCCGTGACCTGCTGCTCGGCCAGTGCGAGGTCATGCTGACCGAGGACGCCACGCAGGACCCGCGCTACACCTTTCCCGGCGCCACCTGCGAGCCGATCCTGAACCACAAGCTGCGCGCCCGGGTGAACGTGCTGATGCGCGTCCGCGGCGAGATCATCGGCACGCTGAACCTCTCCCATTCGACCCGAGGGCTCTACGACGCACAGACGGTCGCGCTGGCGCAGCAGATCGCCGACGTGCTCTCGCCGTGGTTCCACATCCTGCACCGCTCGGACCGGGCGCGGCGCCTGCCCCGCTCCGCCACCGGCGACGAGGGGCTGCGCCGCGGCGCGCTGGAACTGACCCGCGCGCTCGAGGCAGAGCGCCAGCGCGTCGGCATGGACCTGCACGACCAGACGCTCGCCGACCTGTCCCGCCTCCTGCGCGAGGCGACCGGCGACCGCCCCCTGCCCCGCGACGTGCTGGCCTCGCGCCTCCGGCAGACAATCGACGACCTGCGCCGGATCATCGACACCGCCGTGCCCACCCTGCTGGAACTGTTCGGCTTCGCCCATGCCGTCCGCGTCCACCTGGAACGCGCCTCGGGCGAATCCGGGGCGCAACTTGAGGTTGACGACCTGACGGACGGGGTGCCGGACGCGCTCGACCCCACCGTGCGCACCGCGCTGTTCCACATCACGCAGGAAGCGATCAACAACGCCACCCGACACGCCGGCGCCAGCCGGATCTCCGTGACGGTCGAGCATCCGGCCCCTGCCCTGCTGACAATCACCGTGCGCGACGACGGCTGCGGCATACCCGCCGCGCCCGCCCGCCAGTCCGGCCTCATGCACATGCGCACCCGGGCGCGGCTGATCTCGGCCGGGCTGGATATCGAGGCCGATCACGGCACCGTCGTCCGCGTCACTCTGAGGACCGGGCCATGA
- a CDS encoding ABC transporter substrate-binding protein, translating to MKTFLTGAATLALLAGAAHAESHLADTSDKRIALSNNYAGNSWRQAMLQTFEETAEAAVADGVVAAADAFTTSENQATEQAAQIQNMILQGYDAIVLNAASPTALNGAVAEACGAGLIVVSFDGIVTEPCAWRIAVDFAAMGKEEVDYLAGRLPDGGNLLEIRGLAGVFVDDEISKGIHEGVAEHDQFEIVGSVHGDWAQDVAQKAVAGILPSLPEIVGVVTQGGDGYGAAQAFEAAGRDTPLIVLGNRQDELKWWAEQRDANGYETLSLSIAPGVASLAFWVAQQILAGEEVPKDLTVPFLKITQDDLDSALETTPEGSVANVSYTLEDAQAVISEAK from the coding sequence ATGAAGACGTTTCTGACGGGCGCGGCGACGCTGGCCCTACTGGCTGGCGCGGCGCATGCGGAAAGCCATCTGGCGGACACTTCGGACAAGCGCATCGCGCTGTCCAACAACTACGCGGGCAACTCGTGGCGGCAAGCCATGCTGCAGACCTTCGAGGAGACAGCCGAGGCCGCCGTGGCCGATGGCGTGGTGGCGGCGGCGGATGCCTTCACCACATCCGAGAACCAGGCCACCGAGCAGGCCGCGCAGATCCAGAACATGATCCTGCAGGGCTACGACGCCATCGTGCTGAACGCCGCCTCGCCGACCGCCCTGAACGGTGCGGTTGCCGAGGCCTGCGGCGCCGGGCTGATCGTGGTAAGCTTCGACGGGATCGTGACGGAGCCCTGCGCCTGGCGGATCGCGGTGGATTTCGCGGCGATGGGCAAGGAAGAGGTCGACTACCTCGCCGGCCGTCTGCCCGACGGCGGCAACCTGCTGGAGATCCGCGGCCTGGCCGGTGTCTTCGTCGATGACGAGATTTCCAAGGGCATCCACGAGGGTGTGGCGGAACACGACCAGTTCGAGATCGTCGGTTCGGTCCACGGTGACTGGGCGCAGGACGTGGCGCAGAAGGCGGTTGCGGGCATCCTGCCCTCGCTGCCCGAGATCGTGGGCGTCGTGACCCAGGGCGGTGACGGCTACGGTGCGGCGCAGGCCTTCGAGGCCGCGGGCCGTGATACGCCGCTGATCGTGCTGGGCAACCGCCAGGACGAGCTGAAGTGGTGGGCTGAGCAGCGCGACGCCAACGGCTACGAGACGCTGTCGCTGTCGATCGCGCCCGGTGTCGCCTCGCTGGCGTTCTGGGTGGCGCAGCAGATCCTCGCGGGTGAAGAGGTGCCGAAGGACCTGACCGTGCCGTTCCTGAAGATCACGCAGGACGATCTGGACAGCGCGCTGGAAACCACGCCCGAGGGCTCTGTGGCGAATGTCAGCTACACGCTGGAAGACGCGCAGGCGGTGATTTCCGAAGCAAAGTGA